One window from the genome of Spirosoma rhododendri encodes:
- a CDS encoding DUF4160 domain-containing protein: MYYDDHNPPHFHAKYGSEECLIAIRDLTLLSGRLPSRALGMVIEWAALHQSELMVNWELAKQLQTLNTIEPLM, translated from the coding sequence ATGTATTATGACGATCATAACCCTCCTCACTTTCACGCCAAGTACGGTAGTGAAGAATGCCTGATCGCAATACGTGATTTGACCTTACTCAGCGGGCGGCTTCCATCACGTGCACTAGGGATGGTGATTGAATGGGCCGCGCTTCACCAATCAGAGTTGATGGTTAACTGGGAATTAGCGAAGCAACTACAGACGCTGAATACTATAGAACCGCTGATGTAA
- the gltX gene encoding glutamate--tRNA ligase translates to MSTQVRVRFAPSPTGPLHIGGVRTALYNYLFARKMGGKMLLRIEDTDQNRFVPGAEDYILDALRWAGIEIDEGQGIGGPHAPYRQSERREIYQKEAQRLIDEGKAYYAFDTAEELDAMRQRLEAANAPAAQYNAITRMQMRNSLTLSADDVKARMDAGEPYVIRLKTPRKEEVRLNDLIRGWVNVHSSAIDDKVLLKSDGLPTYHLANIVDDHLMGITHVIRGEEWLPSAPLHVLLYRYLGWEDTMPQFAHLPLLLKPEGNGKLSKRDADLGGFPIFPLQWTDPNTGQVARGFREDGYLPEATINFLALLGWNPGTEQELFTMDELIASFDLSQVHKAGARFDIQKAQWFNHQYIKEQPDAVLAPTVQVQAEAAGYDCSLEKAEKIAALLKGRVNFAREIVDEATTIFNPPASYDEAVTAAKWNADAVKAVTAFRDALTQFDGDFVADAIKHTLSDAMTQAGIKQGKIMQAMRLALTGSGAGPDLMLTMEIIGKDETLRRLEQALTTLPQP, encoded by the coding sequence ATGTCAACACAAGTCCGCGTTCGGTTCGCCCCCAGCCCCACCGGCCCGCTGCATATTGGCGGGGTGCGTACCGCGCTCTATAATTATTTGTTTGCCCGTAAAATGGGCGGCAAGATGCTGCTCCGCATCGAAGATACCGACCAGAACCGCTTTGTGCCGGGTGCCGAAGACTATATCCTCGACGCATTGCGCTGGGCCGGTATCGAAATCGATGAAGGACAAGGCATTGGAGGGCCACATGCACCCTACCGTCAGTCGGAACGGCGCGAGATTTACCAGAAAGAAGCGCAGCGGCTTATCGACGAAGGGAAAGCGTACTATGCCTTCGATACCGCCGAAGAACTCGACGCCATGCGGCAGCGGCTCGAAGCGGCTAACGCTCCGGCGGCTCAGTATAACGCCATTACGCGGATGCAGATGCGCAACAGTCTGACGCTATCGGCGGATGACGTGAAGGCGCGGATGGATGCGGGTGAACCCTACGTAATCCGGCTGAAAACCCCGCGTAAGGAGGAAGTGCGGCTCAACGACCTCATTCGCGGCTGGGTAAATGTGCATTCGTCGGCCATTGATGACAAGGTGCTGCTCAAATCCGACGGGCTGCCTACCTATCACCTGGCTAACATCGTCGATGACCACCTGATGGGCATTACGCACGTCATTCGGGGTGAAGAATGGTTGCCGTCGGCCCCGCTGCACGTGTTGTTGTACCGCTATCTGGGCTGGGAAGATACGATGCCGCAGTTTGCCCACCTGCCGCTGCTGCTCAAGCCCGAAGGTAACGGCAAGCTCAGCAAGCGCGACGCTGATCTGGGCGGCTTCCCCATTTTTCCGCTGCAATGGACCGACCCCAATACAGGGCAGGTGGCGCGGGGCTTCCGCGAAGATGGGTATCTGCCCGAAGCGACGATTAACTTTCTAGCTCTGCTGGGCTGGAACCCCGGCACCGAGCAGGAACTGTTCACGATGGACGAACTGATTGCCAGCTTCGATCTGTCGCAGGTACACAAAGCCGGAGCGCGGTTCGACATCCAGAAAGCGCAGTGGTTCAACCATCAGTACATCAAAGAGCAGCCCGACGCCGTGCTGGCACCGACCGTGCAGGTGCAGGCCGAAGCTGCTGGCTACGACTGTTCGCTGGAGAAGGCGGAAAAGATCGCGGCCCTGCTGAAGGGCCGGGTTAACTTTGCCCGCGAGATTGTCGATGAAGCAACGACCATTTTCAACCCGCCCGCCAGCTATGATGAAGCGGTGACGGCGGCCAAATGGAATGCCGACGCCGTGAAAGCTGTAACTGCCTTCCGCGACGCACTGACGCAGTTTGACGGTGATTTTGTCGCCGATGCGATCAAGCACACGCTTTCCGACGCGATGACGCAGGCGGGTATCAAGCAGGGCAAGATCATGCAGGCGATGCGGCTGGCCCTGACCGGCTCCGGCGCAGGTCCCGACCTGATGCTGACGATGGAGATTATCGGTAAAGACGAAACGCTGCGTCGGCTGGAACAGGCACTGACTACCCTGCCGCAGCCCTGA
- a CDS encoding DUF2442 domain-containing protein, which translates to MIPQLTSVTATGKYTLNLLFADGLAGTLDLSDLAGKGVFKIWDEDDLFFHPYISETGSISWNEQVDIDATNAYLKIKGISFDDWRHRSLQYATD; encoded by the coding sequence ATGATACCACAACTGACATCGGTAACGGCAACAGGCAAGTATACGCTAAACCTCCTTTTCGCGGATGGGCTTGCTGGTACGCTAGACCTGTCTGATCTGGCTGGTAAGGGCGTTTTCAAAATATGGGATGAGGATGACCTGTTTTTTCATCCGTATATCAGCGAAACGGGTTCGATCAGCTGGAATGAACAAGTTGATATCGATGCCACCAATGCGTACCTGAAAATCAAGGGTATTTCGTTTGATGACTGGCGGCATCGTTCTTTGCAATATGCCACAGATTAG